A stretch of the Melanotaenia boesemani isolate fMelBoe1 chromosome 24, fMelBoe1.pri, whole genome shotgun sequence genome encodes the following:
- the lipt1 gene encoding lipoyltransferase 1, mitochondrial: MIPPLRGILGHLRPGPGASGAQTSFYYLFRPGPGAAGAQTSPRCLFMDSASISSGLVLQSQSTDVYQNLALEDWIDAHLDLDQRRILLLWRNRPAVVIGRHQNPWSECNLPAMKKAGIPVARRRSGGGTVYHDLGNLNLTFFSSRKAYDRRRNLKVVTEALRRLQPGLDVQATDRFDIFLNGLYKISGTASRLSRKSSYHHCTLLYSADSSAISTMLRPSCPGIQSNATPSVPSPVTNLVDHAPLLQWEELLEGLVHQYNTEFDLSSPSVFVDPTDESQFPGVGNMVAELRSWDWTFGKTPKFNIETPLELTDEPPAARCSALLHMEVKNGRLDRFQVDVPSEWLPPELSGELGSVLVGERFCPHRAAAIVSTVLRSETGRFHGRLRKLCEAVLAVIG, from the exons ATGATCCCACCACTCAGGGGGATCTTGGGTCACCTCagacctggacctggagcttCTGGAGCCCAGACCAGTTTCTACTACCTCTTCagacctggacctggagctGCCGGAGCCCAGACCAGTCCCCGTTGCCTCTTCATGGACTCTGCCAGCATCAGTTCTGGGCTAGTTCTTCAGTCTCAGTCCACTGACGTTTACCAGAACCTGGCCCTGGAGGACTGGATAGACGCCCACTTGGACCTGGATCAGCGCAGGATCCTGCTGCTGTGGAGGAACCGGCCAGCCGTGGTCATCGGACGCCACCAGAACCCCTGGAGCGAGTGCAACCTGCCGGCCATGAAGAAGGCGGGGATCCCTGTGGCGCGGCGGCGGAGCGGTGGTGGGACTGTGTACCACGACCTGGGAAACCTCAACCTGaccttcttctcctccaggAAGGCGTACGACCGGCGGAGGAACCTGAAGGTTGTCACCGAGGCCCTGAGGCGGCTCCAACCGGGACTGGATGTCCAGGCCACCGATAGATTTGACATTTTCCTGAACGGACTCTACAAGATCTCCG GGACAGCCTCCAGACTCAGCAGGAAGTCGTCCTACCACCACTGCACGCTGCTTTATTCAGCCGATAGCTCCGCCATCTCCACCATGCTCCGCCCCTCCTGTCCAGGGATCCAGAGTAACGCCACACCCAGCGTCCCCTCACCCGTCACCAACCTGGTAGACCACGCCCCCTTGCTGCAGTGGGAGGAGCTACTGGAGGGACTGGTGCATCAGTACAACACAG AGTTTGACCTGAGCTCTCCGTCTGTCTTCGTTGACCCCACCGACGAATCCCAGTTCCCTGGCGTGGGCAACATGGTGGCAGAGCTGCGCAGCTGGGACTGGACGTTCGGTAAGACGCCCAAATTCAACATTGAGACGCCGCTGGAGCTGACGGACGAGCCGCCAGCCGCTCGCTGCTCCGCGCTGCTGCACATGGAGGTGAAGAACGGACGGCTGGACAGGTTCCAGGTCGACGTGCCCTCAGAGTGGCTTCCTCCAGAGCTGAGCGGCGAGCTGGGCAGCGTGCTGGTCGGAGAGAGGTTCTGTCCACACCGAGCGGCGGCCATTGTCTCTACGGTGCTGAGATCAGAGACAGGACGCTTTCATGGACGGTTGAGGAAGCTGTGTGAGGCTGTTctggctgtgattggctga